In Cydia pomonella isolate Wapato2018A chromosome 27, ilCydPomo1, whole genome shotgun sequence, a single genomic region encodes these proteins:
- the LOC133532636 gene encoding uncharacterized protein LOC133532636 has translation MEASADSGRMSPARVKEEAETDLAEMPRVKEEAEFMDEEERVKEECSDSDDGCGVSEAAMLAGLYAEHEVKDELVLGPERPHRPTVGLVVRERDDEATTSASTGSRGPRGKNAQYYRDYRARKRAEQEKELLNRTSDPSTIADSSTINAGSATLKKRKSAAEYQREYRARKKAKRDNILIDSLAVIPSISTGGFTTTHQSTIVDQLTTAGPSTSSDIGFAKPTRRKTPAEYQREYRARKKAQRESTRATKTNDGSMKIADENTSNIGDENARINRIYLLTFPVPVQA, from the exons ATGGAAGCAAGTGCTGACTCTGGCCGAATGTCGCCGGCGCGCGTGAAGGAGGAGGCCGAGACGGACCTGGCGGAAATGC CCCGTGTTAAGGAAGAAGCCGAATTCATGGATGAAGAGGAGCGTGTGAAGGAGGAGTGCTCGGACAGCGACGACGGGTGTGGCGTGAGCGAGGCCGCCATGCTGGCCGGCCTGTACGCCGAGCACGAGGTCAAGGACGAGCTCGTGCTGGGGCCGGAGCGCCCGCACCGCCCCACAGTCGGCCTGGTGGTGAGAG AGCGAGACGATGAGGCAACCACAAGCGCTTCCACTGGTTCAAGAGGTCCACGAGGGAAAAATGCGCAATATTACCGTGATTACAGAGCACGGAAGCGAGCGGAGCAGGAAAAAGAGTTGTTGAATAGAACTAGTGATCCTTCTACGATTGCTGATTCTTCTACAATTAACGCAGGATCAGCAACATTGAAGAAAAGGAAATCAGCCGCGGAATACCAGAGAGAGTACCGAGCACGTAAAAAAGCCAAACGTGACAATATACTCATTGATTCGCTAGCTGTAATTCCATCAATTTCCACAGGGGGATTTACTACCACTCATCAATCAACTATAGTAGACCAACTAACAACTGCTGGGCCTTCGACGAGTAGTGATATTGGTTTTGCAAAGCCAACAAGGAGGAAAACACCCGCAGAATATCAGCGAGAATATAGAGCAAGGAAAAAAGCTCAACGGGAATCTACCAGGGCTACGAAAACCAACGATGGTTCAATGAAGATTGCTGATGAAAATACCAGCAATATTGGTGACGAAAATGCAAGGATAAACcgtatatacttacttacctttCCGGTTCCGGTGCAAGCATAG
- the LOC133532596 gene encoding gastrula zinc finger protein XlCGF26.1-like → MDASAGGDMARVKQEPEWLAGRVIVKEEAEFIDEEECVKEECVDSTNGCGVSEAAMLAGLYAEHEVKDELVLGPEHPHRPTVDLVVRGSAGFLCVSDRGRSCAVRLERLLPDAARRSCRVGRRTYKLRAAEPAAAASYQCHHCGERFTNKSVLKKHIRAHLSLGPSRNSTRENIFLDQEMSYKDRKLYKCSTCEYMSSRKWDLRNHQLIHTGDKPYQCKYCDHRSRNRKTIRTHEMIHTGDKPFQCNYCNYKSIRKDLLRQHEINHTGEKPFDCSNCDFKCKSKAVLRRHQFVHSDEKPLQCSYCEYRCRLKRDIRRHERTHTGEKYFDCSNCDYKNKSKARLRRHEMIHTSEKPFQCSYCEYKCKQKLNLRRHQRIHTGEKPFQCSYCEYKCSLKRDLQRHETTHIGGKSFECSNCGYKCISKTILRRHEMIHTGEKPFQCSYCEYKCRQTPDLRRHESIHTGEKPFQCSYCEYKCRLKRDLRRHEKTHTGEKYFECSNCDYKCISKAKLRRHEMIHTGEKPFQCSYCEYKCRQKPILRRHESIHTGNVVIANTSAE, encoded by the exons ATGGACGCGAGCGCGGGCGGCGACATGGCGCGCGTGAAGCAGGAGCCCGAGTGGCTTGCTGGCCGTG TCATTGTTAAGGAGGAAGCAGAATTCATTGATGAAGAGGAGTGTGTGAAGGAGGAGTGCGTGGATAGCACAAACGGGTGCGGCGTGAGCGAGGCCGCCATGCTGGCCGGCCTGTACGCCGAGCACGAGGTCAAGGACGAGCTCGTGCTGGGGCCGGAGCACCCACACCGCCCCACAGTTGACCTGGTGGTgagag GGTCTGCTGGCTTCCTCTGTGTGTCGGATCGGGGACGCTCATGCGCGGTCAGGCTGGAGCGCCTGCTGccggacgcggcgcggcgcagctgCCGGGTCGGGCGCCGCACGTACAAGCTGCGCGCCGCcgagcccgccgccgccgccagctATCAGTGCCACCATTGCGGCGAACGGTTCACGAACAAGTCGGTTTTGAAGAAACACATACGCGCTCACTTGTCGTTAGGACCGTCGCGTAATTCGACCCGAGAGAACATTTTTTTAGACCAGGAAATGTCATACAAGGATAGAAAACTTTATAAATGTAGCACTTGTGAGTATATGAGTAGCAGGAAATGGGATTTACGGAATCATCAATTGATACACACCGGTGACAAACCTTATCAATGTAAGTACTGTGACCACAGGAGCCGTAATAGAAAAACCATACGAACTCACGAGATGATACACACTGGTGACAAACCCTTTCAATGTAACTACTGTAATTACAAGTCCATAAGGAAAGATCTTTTACGACAACACGAGATTAATCACACCGGGGAAAAGCCATTTGACTGTAGTAACTGTGACTTCAAGTGCAAAAGCAAAGCGGTTCTACGACGTCATCAATTTGTACACTCTGATGAAAAGCCTCTCCAGTGTAGTTATTGCGAATACAGGTGCAGACTGAAACGAGATATACGAAGACACGAGAGGACACACACTGGGGAAAAGTATTTTGACTGTAGTAACTGTGACTACAAGAATAAAAGCAAAGCAAGACTACGACGACATGAAATGATACATACGAGTGAAAAGCCTTTCCAGTGTAGTTATTGCGAATATAAGTGCAAACAGAAACTAAATTTACGAAGACACCAGAGGATACACACTGGGGAAAAGCCTTTCCAGTGTAGTTATTGCGAATACAAGTGCAGTCTGAAACGAGATTTACAAAGACACGAGACTACACACATTGGGGGAAAGTCTTTTGAGTGCAGTAACTGTGGCTACAAGTGCATAAGCAAAACAATACTACGACGACATGAAATGATACACACGGGTGAAAAACCTTTCCAGTGTAGTTATTGCGAATACAAGTGCAGACAGACACCAGATTTACGAAGACACGAGAGCATACACACTGGGGAAAAGCCTTTTCAATGTAGTTATTGCGAATACAAGTGCAGACTGAAACGAGATTTACGAAGACACGAGAAGACACACACTGGGGAAAAGTATTTTGAGTGTAGTAACTGTGACTACAAGTGCATAAGCAAGGCAAAACTACGACGACATGAAATGATACACACGGGTGAAAAACCTTTCCAGTGTAGTTATTGCGAATACAAGTGCAGACAGAAACCAATTTTACGAAGACACGAGAGCATACACACTGGGAATGTAGTTATTGCGAATACAAGTGCAGAGTGA